The DNA region CACCGACTTCCTGTCTTCACAATAAAACTCACTtcagcatgtacacacacagacagacctgAACCTCACTCACCAGCAGCTTTGATTTTAGCAAAATCTGAAGAACTTGAACCAGAATATCCTGAAAGAACGAGAGAGTGAAGTCAGCGGGGATATTAACCAGTTCCACCTTAAAAAATGTCAAAGccaagttgtgtttttcaggaaaTGGACAGAGTTGGTCCTCACAGTTTTGATCTGTGTGCTGTCGGTGAGCTGCTGGACGGTGTAACTGTCCTCACTGTTGTACTGCAGCAGGATGGCCATCTGGAAGGTGGAGGCCTGCAGAGTGTAcctgtaaacaacaacaacaggttaAGGCCAAAAACTGCTTGTGAAGGAGGAGCAGCTGTGACAGAATACCTGTTCTTGAAGCAGTTGGTGACCAGCTCTCCTTTGGACAGGTGATACAGCCAGGTGAGCTTCCTGCCGCTGTGTCTGCTGGCGTAGAACGCCGTGAAGCGCTGGTAGCTTCGCTCCAGCTGCAGAGAGTGCAGACCAGTTAGATCGTTTTCTGCTGCCGGGGTCAAAGTTCATCTGGCTGAAcgttttattgtgaaaagtcCAGGTGTGGCAGTTCACACACGCTCAGTGGGAGTCAACGATCACATGTTTGTTTCTGATCTGGACCCTGGATCCTCCAGGAACATTTCAGATGCTCTTACCTCTGACGGCAGAGCGAAGGTGCAGGACTGCTGGAAAGGCCAAGACCCGGAGCTCAGGACCTGGATGCTGAAGTCCACTTTAACAcatgaggagaaaagacacttCGTCACGGTCAGCACTGACTTCACTGACTGCAGATACGACCACACGGCCTCAACAAACTCCTAAATGTGAGCTACTGTGGAGATAACTCACAGTCCAGCGGCTCCGAGTTGGTCAGGTGCTTCTTGAACTGCTCGTTCAGGTCTTTACTGACACCGATGTCCTGGAACATCCGCTGCAGTTTGGATGTGTACTCGAAGCCGCACGCTTGCTGCAGGAGAACAGAGACAAAACTGAGTCCAGAGGACGTGCACCGAGGGACGCTGCGTGACGCTGCGTGACGCTCGGAGTCTGACCTTCAGCTTGGAGATCATGCTGGCCTCGGCGTCATCGCTGGCGCTGTTCTGATGGACCAGACGTTTGGCCAGCATCTTAGCGTAGAACTTCTGGAAAACATCTTTGTCCTCGATGTACTTGAACACAACCATCTGggagagaacacacaaacacaccttcagGTGGTGCTGACGCACACAAGTCATTATGACACCAACACGGAGGGCGGAGCATCTTTACCACTTGGTTGAGTGTGTCCTCTAGCTCCGCCTCCTCCGGGTTCTTGGAGCTGAAGAGAAAACGCAGGAATCAAGAATCATCTCCAAACACCTTTCCTCCGATCAGGAGttgaggaagtgacatcatcacctaCCTCTTCTTGAGTAGAGAGTCACAGTATCTGGCCAGCAGCTCAGGAGACTTGCTGGACGACTGTGCCATCCTGGTGACGGCGTTGTTGTTGATGAATCGACCACATGCCTGCGAACAGAGGAGCACAACGTTAGACTCTCGGTGTCAGCTCAGTGTCCCCCCTCTGAGGTTCTCACCACATCACTCACCTTATCGAGCGCCGCCACGAAGCCAGCGTCATTGTTGAAGGCAGACATGACCAAGGCGTTGTACTTCTTATGGACGTCCAGGGTGGTCTGGACGTAAACTTTGGGGTCCTGGAAGAAGCATGAACATCTTTGGATCTGTTATAAACCTTTTTACCGTCAGCCTCACTCTCTCCCTGCAGCTCATCAGCTCAGGATCTAATATTGAGCCGaacatttttaaacaagctGTGAAACTCACAACATTGTTGTACATCTTCTCTCTTCTGTGACATCATGTAGAAATGTTAAAGTCCAACCTCTGGATTTGTTCAAGATCAAACTGATGTAACTGAACCAAGCCGACTAGATTAAACCAAACAACCCTTAAATAAACTGAACTAAAGCGGCCCAGACGGTCCGTACATTGAGTGCAGCCTCCCCACACTTCTCGATGGCAGCCAGGCCTTGGTTGTGGATGTGAGTCTCCAGGAGTTTCTTCAGTTCACCCAGACCATCCGTGATCCGAGACACCAGGTTGTACATCCGGCCGAGGTCTAAAACAGGACAACAGGTTTACTGAGCTGCCGTCGCACGACCGCCTGACAGaagaaaatcttatttcaatctGAGCAGAGCAGTCACTGCCTTCGCTGATTAAATCATCTGTGGATAATTAACATTGATGTCGTAATGACTCCAATTAAACGTGTGGCTGCcgtctgttttctgctgcaggacagCTTTAAATAAACATCATTAATATCTGAAGGTAATTAACTGACCTGTTCTGAATTGTGTTTAGATGAACTTACATATTTGACAACTTTCAGGGCATCATGAGCAAAGTGCTAAATGAGATTTGAGAGTGACACCGAGATGAAGTTTAAAAATGtggaataataatgaaaatgggGTAAAATGGCAGTTAACCTTCATTCTTGTCGGCATCCAGAAGGTTCTGAAACTCGGTGTGAAAGATCTCCAGGTGTTTCTCTATGAGGACCTGCTCACACTTCCTGGCCAGCTCGTCCTGGGTGGATTCATGGAGGTAAACCTGCACACGGCGCTGCTCCTCCAGCAGACGAGCCTCCGCCTGAGGGGAAACCGGTCATTAACACAAagtctacacacacacttgtctaGCTGTCCTGGCTGTGGATGAGCACCGACCTTCTTCATGTACTCGGTGACGGGGTTCTGCTGCAGGAACTCTGTGCTCTCACGTGTATAGAAACGTTCTGTGTCGGTGAGGAACTGACACTCAAAGTACTCTTTGTAGACGGACAGCGTCGGGCCTTTGGCGAAGGCGTCCTCTTCGTTCAGGCCCAACTCAACTGCAGGAGGAGACGTGAAATATTTGTACTTAAGtaaatcacatcaacaacactGGAGCCAAGAGTCctccattctttctctctcgtGTTTTGTATCCAGAAAAGtccatttgatatttttttctgtgaaaataaaacgccccatttctatcttttttatttagtttttggaCGTCCTGCTGCAGatatcaaatacacacactacacacatgAATTCAATcaacattatatatttataacaaTCTGCTTTCTTTTTACAGCCTGATGACAATTAGAAGGAATTAAAGTTTAAGGCTGTCCCGGTCTGTAGACCTACCATAAGACTGGACAACACCGCTGATCAGTCTGGTGTTGATGGTCTCTCCGTTCCTCTCTCGCTCTATCAGCTTCAGCACTGCGTTTGTtacctgaaaaaaagaaaaaagatgttgAAATTCATAATTTTTCCAGAgagattaaaacacaaaaacaacattacacTGAATATTGTTCACAGTTTtcacatcactgtcactgtttaATGAATCACTGCACTGAAACTTTGGTATTTCTCACTTTGCTTCTATAAAAAGAAACTAAACACACCTGCTTGTTGAGAGGTCGGAATAAACACTCCCTCCAGGTCACAAGTGCCAGCTGGGAGGAAAcagcagtgagagagaaggggggggggggggggagaataACAAGATTAAGAAAAGGTCAAGACTTGAAGTTGC from Echeneis naucrates chromosome 20, fEcheNa1.1, whole genome shotgun sequence includes:
- the LOC115060764 gene encoding cullin-1; protein product: MMSSNRTQNPHGLKQIGLDQIWDDLRAGIQQVYTRQSMAKSRYMELYTHVYNYCTSVHQSSQGRGSVPPAKPSKKSTTPGGAQFVGLELYKRLKEFLKNYLTSLLKDGEDLMDECVLKFYTQQWEDYRFSSKVLNGICAYLNRHWVRRECDEGRKGIYEIYSLALVTWRECLFRPLNKQVTNAVLKLIERERNGETINTRLISGVVQSYVELGLNEEDAFAKGPTLSVYKEYFECQFLTDTERFYTRESTEFLQQNPVTEYMKKAEARLLEEQRRVQVYLHESTQDELARKCEQVLIEKHLEIFHTEFQNLLDADKNEDLGRMYNLVSRITDGLGELKKLLETHIHNQGLAAIEKCGEAALNDPKVYVQTTLDVHKKYNALVMSAFNNDAGFVAALDKACGRFINNNAVTRMAQSSSKSPELLARYCDSLLKKSSKNPEEAELEDTLNQVMVVFKYIEDKDVFQKFYAKMLAKRLVHQNSASDDAEASMISKLKQACGFEYTSKLQRMFQDIGVSKDLNEQFKKHLTNSEPLDLDFSIQVLSSGSWPFQQSCTFALPSELERSYQRFTAFYASRHSGRKLTWLYHLSKGELVTNCFKNRYTLQASTFQMAILLQYNSEDSYTVQQLTDSTQIKTDILVQVLQILLKSKLLVLEDENANVDEVEFKPDTIIKLFLGYKNKKLRVNINVPMKTEQKQEQETTHKNIEEDRKLLIQAAIVRIMKMRKVLKHQQLLAEVLNQLSSRFKPRVPVIKKCIDILIEKEYLERVDGEKDTYSYLA